A section of the Pseudomonas prosekii genome encodes:
- a CDS encoding dipeptidase, translating into MDFSLKQLAATTLILASLSAFTTSAQANITAQQSEAILKTFSDTSVKDFRQFLGGLAKSDLAKTDNLGAAITAFLDNKTLSADQLNEIHRLLGIYARVKYGAAAKETLRELVEIPSFQVDGVAQHDNPEFIKIAAKIKALAESFNLKFRNIDNRVYEISLDGAGEEVVGIHAHADVVPVTPENWVLKDGTKLDPFKVTLIGDRMYGRGTEDDKNGIVVTLYAMKVIKEEKLPLARNFKLLVDTTEETTGDAIPYYFERNPTPNYNLALDGGYPVVIAEKGYGTVMGNFPVRKGQGTGAEIVSMTGGMATNQIPSKSVATLLSDKPAELAASLQQAGNDYAKRNGGDFEVAAVVDGKDVKLTVTGVSAHSSEPESGVNPVARMLDFINSLDGKIAFKHNHITDAARYAADNWGLDYLGGKLGVGFADDFMGPLTTSLTYVALDDKTFKLAVNLRVPKGKTPDALKKEIADKISAWSSTSKVAANFDYSIAAPMYRNPEGEWVKALLAVATENLGMEHKFGTSAGATSVHELPNGVQFGLARPEVKYTGHTDNEFKTVDQFMLDLQIVTEMLGRIGQLPKL; encoded by the coding sequence ATGGATTTTTCTCTCAAGCAACTTGCTGCAACCACACTCATTCTCGCCAGCCTGTCGGCGTTCACCACGTCGGCCCAGGCCAACATCACGGCGCAACAAAGCGAAGCGATCCTCAAGACCTTCAGCGACACTTCGGTCAAGGATTTCCGCCAGTTCCTCGGAGGTCTGGCCAAAAGCGATCTGGCTAAAACCGACAATCTCGGCGCCGCCATTACTGCGTTTCTCGACAACAAAACCCTGTCCGCCGACCAGTTGAACGAGATCCACCGCCTGCTGGGCATTTACGCCCGCGTGAAGTACGGCGCTGCAGCCAAGGAAACACTGCGCGAACTGGTGGAAATCCCGTCGTTCCAGGTGGACGGCGTGGCGCAGCACGACAACCCGGAATTCATCAAGATCGCCGCAAAAATCAAGGCGCTTGCCGAGTCCTTCAACCTGAAATTCCGCAACATCGATAACCGCGTCTACGAGATCTCGCTCGACGGCGCTGGCGAAGAAGTCGTCGGCATTCACGCGCACGCCGATGTCGTGCCAGTGACCCCGGAGAACTGGGTGCTCAAGGACGGCACCAAACTCGACCCGTTCAAAGTCACGCTGATCGGCGATCGCATGTACGGCCGCGGCACTGAGGATGACAAGAACGGCATCGTCGTCACGCTGTACGCGATGAAAGTCATCAAGGAAGAGAAGCTGCCACTGGCGCGCAATTTCAAACTGCTGGTCGACACCACCGAAGAAACCACCGGTGACGCGATTCCTTACTACTTCGAACGCAACCCGACACCGAACTACAACCTGGCGCTCGACGGCGGCTATCCAGTGGTGATTGCCGAAAAAGGCTATGGCACGGTGATGGGCAACTTCCCGGTGCGCAAGGGCCAGGGTACCGGCGCTGAAATCGTCTCGATGACTGGCGGCATGGCCACCAACCAGATTCCGTCGAAGTCGGTCGCGACCCTGCTCAGCGACAAACCTGCGGAACTGGCCGCGAGCCTGCAACAGGCTGGCAACGATTACGCCAAGCGCAATGGCGGCGACTTTGAAGTGGCCGCTGTGGTCGATGGCAAGGACGTCAAGCTGACCGTCACCGGTGTGTCCGCGCACTCTTCCGAGCCGGAATCCGGGGTCAACCCGGTCGCGCGCATGCTCGACTTCATTAATAGCCTCGACGGCAAAATCGCCTTCAAGCACAACCACATCACCGACGCGGCGCGTTATGCCGCTGACAACTGGGGCCTGGATTACCTCGGTGGCAAGTTGGGCGTAGGTTTTGCCGATGACTTCATGGGCCCGCTGACCACCTCGCTGACCTATGTTGCGCTGGACGACAAGACCTTCAAGTTGGCGGTCAATCTGCGCGTGCCGAAGGGCAAGACGCCGGACGCACTGAAGAAGGAAATCGCCGACAAGATCAGCGCCTGGAGCAGCACGTCCAAAGTTGCGGCGAACTTCGATTACTCGATCGCCGCGCCGATGTACCGCAACCCTGAGGGTGAATGGGTCAAGGCGTTGCTGGCCGTGGCCACCGAAAACCTTGGCATGGAACACAAGTTCGGCACGTCGGCCGGCGCGACTTCGGTGCATGAATTGCCCAACGGCGTGCAGTTCGGCCTCGCGCGACCTGAAGTCAAATACACCGGCCACACTGACAACGAGTTCAAGACTGTTGACCAGTTCATGCTCGACTTGCAGATCGTGACCGAAATGCTCGGCCGCATCGGCCAGTTGCCAAAACTCTGA
- a CDS encoding TonB-dependent siderophore receptor, which translates to MLGHQPLNRTPFSPTLLAFAICIASAQLAIAAETPTTAAEVAAPPATLELDATSITSQQLGATTEGSGSYTTGPMQTATKLPLTMRETPQAVTVITRQRMDDQAMTSVNDVVKNTPGLFLSQASGPGRQTYSSRGFDIDNIMYDGLPSSYSGYTMGVQPNLAMFDRVEVIRGATGLVTGAGNPSAAINMVRKRPTFEPQVSLTGTVGSWDDYRGVFDASGPLNDSGTLRGRMVGSYQDANSFRDKEESDHGLFYGIVEADLSDSTTASLGFSRQEDQTNLFWGGLPIGTDGHHLNLPRSTYPGTDWENKKLRVDTVFGDIEHQFDNGWKLHAAGSTSTLDGMFSGSYLSRYNGPMENTVYQSRQDEKQTALDTYASGPVDAFGRTHEVVVGVSKRIYDNTSKEYSPYDTGWALGAPKPNFVRDGKMHNITTQDAVYLTTRLSLADPLTLILGGRLDWYDYDDRAGDGDYKVTRNLTRYAGLIYKLDDHYSVYASYTDIFTPQTSKDLSGKLLEPIVGENYEIGIKGEYFDGALNASLAVFQIDQKNRETQSATQFGCPVLTCYEASGLVRSQGVDLELQGALTENWQVGAGYTYTRAHYLKDGDPANENQRFDTDTPEHLFKVSTVYRLQGPLEKMRVGGNVYWQSRMYNDVDVTGGSYRLEQGSYAVADLMAGYQVNKHLDLQLNANNIFDRTYYSAIGTSTVWGSTDTYGSPRSYALTAKYSF; encoded by the coding sequence ATGCTGGGGCATCAACCGCTAAACCGTACGCCGTTTTCACCGACCCTTCTGGCTTTTGCCATCTGTATCGCCAGCGCTCAATTAGCCATCGCGGCCGAAACGCCGACCACTGCAGCGGAGGTCGCCGCACCGCCCGCGACTTTGGAACTGGATGCCACAAGCATCACCAGCCAACAGCTCGGCGCAACCACCGAAGGCTCCGGCTCCTACACCACTGGCCCGATGCAGACCGCGACCAAGTTGCCGCTGACCATGCGTGAAACACCGCAAGCGGTCACGGTGATCACCCGTCAACGCATGGACGATCAGGCGATGACCAGCGTCAACGATGTGGTGAAGAACACCCCCGGCCTGTTCCTCAGCCAGGCCAGCGGCCCGGGTCGGCAGACTTACAGTTCTCGCGGTTTCGACATCGACAACATCATGTACGACGGCCTGCCGAGTTCTTACTCCGGCTACACCATGGGCGTGCAGCCAAACCTGGCGATGTTCGACCGCGTGGAAGTGATTCGCGGCGCCACCGGCCTCGTCACCGGCGCCGGCAACCCCTCGGCGGCGATCAACATGGTGCGCAAACGGCCGACGTTCGAGCCGCAAGTCTCGCTCACCGGCACCGTCGGCAGTTGGGATGATTACCGTGGCGTATTCGACGCGTCCGGTCCGTTGAACGACAGCGGCACTTTGCGCGGGCGAATGGTCGGCTCCTATCAGGACGCCAATAGCTTCCGCGACAAGGAAGAAAGCGATCACGGCTTGTTCTACGGCATCGTCGAAGCTGATTTGAGCGACAGCACCACCGCCAGCCTCGGCTTCTCGCGTCAGGAAGATCAGACCAATTTGTTTTGGGGCGGCTTGCCGATCGGCACCGACGGCCATCACCTCAACCTGCCGCGCTCGACCTATCCCGGCACCGATTGGGAAAACAAGAAACTGCGCGTCGACACGGTGTTCGGCGATATCGAGCATCAGTTCGACAACGGTTGGAAACTTCACGCCGCCGGTTCCACTTCGACCCTCGACGGGATGTTCTCCGGCAGCTACCTGTCACGCTATAACGGCCCGATGGAAAACACCGTTTACCAGTCGCGGCAGGACGAAAAACAAACCGCGCTGGACACTTACGCCAGCGGCCCGGTCGACGCCTTCGGCCGAACCCATGAAGTGGTGGTCGGCGTCAGCAAGCGCATCTACGACAACACCAGCAAAGAGTACAGCCCGTACGACACCGGCTGGGCGCTCGGCGCGCCGAAACCGAACTTCGTGCGCGACGGCAAAATGCACAACATCACCACCCAGGACGCGGTTTACCTGACCACGCGCCTGAGCCTGGCCGATCCGCTGACGCTGATTCTCGGCGGACGTCTGGACTGGTATGACTACGATGATCGTGCGGGCGACGGCGACTACAAAGTCACCCGCAACCTGACGCGCTACGCCGGTCTGATCTACAAACTCGACGATCACTATTCGGTGTACGCCAGCTACACCGACATTTTCACGCCACAAACCTCGAAGGATCTGTCCGGTAAATTGCTTGAGCCAATCGTTGGTGAAAACTACGAAATCGGCATCAAAGGCGAGTACTTCGATGGCGCGCTGAATGCCAGCCTCGCAGTGTTCCAGATCGATCAGAAAAACCGCGAAACCCAGTCTGCCACGCAATTCGGTTGCCCGGTTTTGACCTGCTACGAAGCCTCGGGCCTGGTCCGCAGCCAAGGCGTGGACCTCGAGTTGCAAGGCGCGTTGACCGAGAACTGGCAGGTCGGCGCCGGCTACACCTACACCCGCGCCCACTACCTGAAAGACGGCGACCCGGCCAACGAAAACCAGCGTTTCGACACCGACACGCCTGAGCATCTGTTCAAGGTATCGACGGTTTATCGCTTGCAAGGTCCGCTGGAGAAAATGCGCGTCGGTGGCAATGTTTACTGGCAGAGCCGGATGTACAACGACGTCGACGTCACTGGCGGCAGCTATCGACTGGAACAAGGCAGCTACGCCGTGGCGGATTTGATGGCGGGCTATCAGGTCAACAAGCATCTGGACCTGCAACTCAACGCCAACAACATCTTCGACCGCACCTACTATTCGGCGATTGGCACCAGCACGGTCTGGGGCTCCACCGATACTTACGGCAGCCCGCGCAGCTATGCGCTGACGGCGAAATACAGCTTCTGA
- a CDS encoding LysR family transcriptional regulator → MPRHNLNDLLAFVTVAREGSFTRAAAHLGVTQSALSQTVSGLEKRLEIRLLTRTTRSVSPTSAGERLMHAIGHRFDEIESELDALTELRDKPAGTVRITCGDFALRTVLLPRLTPLLLDYPDIKVEFDINYGFRDIVADRFDAGIRFGDTVDKDMIAVPIGPEVRMAAVASPAYFARNGMPKKPQDLVNHTCIDIRFPTLGGVDAWEFEKRGRKINVRVTGQIIVNTSAHVPAAAVNGLGIAYLPEEEFAPHIEEGRLIRVLEDWCPLFSGYHLYYPSRRLPTPAFSLVLNALRESENNRDSVLRR, encoded by the coding sequence ATGCCACGCCATAATCTGAACGACCTTCTGGCCTTCGTGACCGTCGCCAGAGAAGGCAGTTTTACCCGCGCGGCCGCGCACTTGGGTGTCACCCAGTCGGCCCTGAGCCAGACGGTTTCCGGGCTGGAAAAACGACTGGAGATTCGCCTGCTCACACGCACCACGCGCAGTGTTTCGCCGACCAGTGCTGGCGAGCGCCTGATGCACGCCATCGGTCATCGGTTCGACGAGATCGAATCCGAGCTGGATGCTTTGACGGAGCTTCGCGACAAGCCTGCCGGCACCGTGCGTATTACCTGCGGCGATTTTGCCCTGAGGACCGTCCTGCTTCCGCGACTGACGCCCCTGCTCTTGGACTACCCGGACATCAAGGTTGAGTTTGATATCAACTATGGCTTCCGCGATATCGTGGCTGACCGCTTTGACGCGGGCATCAGGTTTGGTGACACGGTCGATAAAGACATGATCGCCGTGCCAATCGGCCCCGAAGTGCGGATGGCTGCCGTGGCATCACCGGCCTATTTCGCCCGCAACGGCATGCCGAAAAAGCCACAGGATCTGGTCAATCACACGTGCATCGACATACGTTTTCCAACACTTGGCGGCGTTGACGCCTGGGAATTTGAAAAGCGTGGTCGCAAGATCAATGTGCGCGTTACTGGCCAGATCATTGTGAACACCAGCGCGCATGTTCCGGCAGCGGCCGTGAACGGCTTGGGCATCGCTTACTTACCGGAGGAAGAGTTTGCCCCGCATATAGAGGAAGGTCGTTTAATACGCGTATTGGAAGATTGGTGCCCACTGTTCTCGGGTTATCACTTGTACTACCCGAGCCGACGCTTGCCGACGCCGGCGTTCTCTTTAGTTCTGAATGCGCTTAGAGAATCCGAGAACAACCGGGACAGCGTTTTGCGCCGATAA
- a CDS encoding MFS transporter, whose product MSTTTLPLQAVDRQVWGAVLAMSLGAFALVTSEFLPVSLLTPLATDLALTEGQAGQAISISGLFAVVTSLFIASVIRRLDRRPVLLFLTALMIASGTLVAFAPNYSTLMIGRAILGIAIGGSWAMSTAVMMRIAPEHFVPKAIALIQGGTALATAVAAPIGSYMGGLIGWRGAFFCVVPLAALAFCWQAFTLPKMPSQNESGSALQVFRLLKNAKVALGMAAVALLFMGQFTLFTYLRPFLELVTRVDVSGLSLLLLIIGMAGLLGTMLIGSVLGTRLYRVLMIIPLLMSAIAVALLLVGHEMWATAALLGAWGLIATCAPVGWFTWLSRTLPRDAETGGGLMVAVIQLAITFGATLGGVLYDGVGYQATFIASGVLLLLASMLALLVSRLDLRRLP is encoded by the coding sequence ATGAGCACCACCACCTTACCCCTCCAAGCAGTCGATCGACAGGTGTGGGGAGCAGTCCTGGCGATGTCGCTGGGCGCTTTCGCATTGGTGACTTCGGAGTTTTTGCCGGTGAGCTTGCTCACGCCGCTTGCGACGGATCTTGCACTGACAGAAGGGCAGGCCGGACAGGCCATTTCCATTTCCGGACTGTTCGCGGTGGTCACCAGCCTCTTTATCGCTTCAGTCATTCGCCGGCTCGACCGAAGGCCGGTATTGCTTTTCCTCACAGCGTTGATGATCGCATCGGGCACGCTGGTGGCCTTCGCTCCGAACTATTCGACACTGATGATCGGCCGGGCCATTTTGGGCATCGCGATTGGCGGCAGCTGGGCGATGTCGACCGCCGTCATGATGCGCATTGCTCCCGAGCACTTTGTGCCTAAAGCCATTGCGTTGATTCAGGGCGGAACCGCACTTGCCACCGCAGTCGCAGCACCTATCGGCAGTTACATGGGCGGGTTGATTGGTTGGCGCGGCGCGTTTTTCTGCGTGGTTCCGCTCGCCGCGCTGGCGTTCTGCTGGCAAGCGTTTACGTTGCCGAAAATGCCCAGCCAAAACGAATCGGGCTCGGCACTTCAAGTGTTTCGGCTGCTGAAGAACGCCAAAGTAGCGCTGGGCATGGCGGCAGTGGCCTTGCTGTTTATGGGGCAGTTCACGTTGTTCACTTACTTGCGCCCATTTCTGGAGTTGGTGACCCGCGTAGACGTGTCCGGGCTCTCGCTGCTGTTGCTGATTATCGGAATGGCCGGTTTGCTCGGCACGATGCTGATCGGCTCGGTACTGGGCACAAGGCTTTACCGAGTGCTGATGATTATTCCGCTGTTAATGTCGGCAATTGCCGTGGCGCTACTCCTCGTCGGCCACGAGATGTGGGCGACCGCAGCTTTGCTGGGGGCCTGGGGACTGATTGCTACGTGCGCGCCGGTGGGCTGGTTTACCTGGCTGTCACGCACACTGCCACGCGATGCCGAAACCGGAGGAGGACTGATGGTCGCGGTCATTCAGTTGGCCATCACCTTCGGCGCGACGCTGGGAGGCGTGCTGTATGACGGGGTTGGTTACCAGGCTACGTTTATCGCAAGTGGTGTATTGCTGCTGCTGGCTTCGATGCTCGCGCTGCTGGTGTCGCGACTGGATTTGCGCCGGTTGCCGTGA
- a CDS encoding ATP-binding protein gives MTSIRRRTLTLIIGLLLAGLAVLSVFNVHDSNHEIAEVYDAHLAQNARLLQGVMRMPMTGLEHAQLYQAFNQALSEAKPRVNGHPYESKLAFQVWNPKGEVLVHTASAPSFIAPPTQPGFSNVADLKGRQWRAFLLEDKQNDLRIWVGERDDVRADLVDRIVRHTLWPNVLGSLILAGMAWLAIGWGLKPLANMAATLRARHSGSLEPLQLSPLPSELEPMQAALNRMLAQIQEVLGRERRFIADAAHEMRTPLAVLRVHAQNLLEAGTEQERRESLEFLISGVDRTSRLVNQLLTMARLEPRPDLPPLQCIDISETVRNSLVQMTPWLLSKQLELTFEDGGQPFHVMASTAAIDIALNNLITNAANFSPEHGVITVSLSQADGFCHLSVEDQGPGIDEQEWGRLFERFYSRGNAQGAGLGLTIVNTIATQLGGRITLVNRTGGGLRATLSISASE, from the coding sequence ATGACTTCGATTCGCCGCCGCACGCTCACCCTGATCATCGGCCTGTTGCTGGCCGGTCTGGCGGTGCTGAGCGTGTTCAACGTGCATGACAGCAACCACGAAATCGCCGAAGTCTATGACGCCCATCTGGCACAGAACGCCCGGTTGCTACAGGGCGTGATGCGCATGCCGATGACAGGTCTGGAGCACGCGCAGTTGTATCAAGCGTTCAATCAGGCCCTCAGCGAAGCGAAGCCGCGAGTCAACGGCCATCCTTACGAGAGCAAACTCGCCTTTCAAGTATGGAACCCCAAGGGTGAAGTGCTGGTACACACCGCCAGCGCACCCTCGTTCATCGCACCGCCGACCCAACCGGGCTTCAGCAATGTGGCGGATTTGAAAGGCCGGCAATGGCGTGCGTTTCTGCTGGAGGACAAACAGAACGACCTGCGCATCTGGGTAGGCGAGCGCGATGACGTTCGCGCTGATCTGGTCGATCGCATCGTCCGGCACACACTGTGGCCGAATGTGCTGGGCAGCCTGATTCTCGCGGGCATGGCCTGGTTGGCCATCGGCTGGGGCCTGAAGCCATTGGCCAACATGGCCGCGACCCTGCGGGCCCGGCACAGCGGCTCGCTGGAGCCGTTGCAACTTTCACCACTGCCCAGCGAACTTGAGCCGATGCAAGCTGCGCTCAACCGCATGCTCGCGCAGATCCAGGAAGTGCTCGGCCGCGAGCGCCGCTTCATCGCCGACGCCGCCCACGAAATGCGCACCCCGCTGGCGGTGCTGCGGGTCCATGCGCAAAATTTGTTGGAGGCAGGCACCGAACAGGAGCGCCGCGAGTCGCTGGAGTTTCTGATTTCGGGTGTTGATCGCACTAGTCGCCTGGTCAACCAGTTGCTGACGATGGCGCGCCTGGAACCCAGGCCTGACCTGCCGCCGCTGCAATGCATCGACATCAGCGAGACCGTGCGCAACAGCCTGGTGCAAATGACGCCGTGGCTGCTGAGCAAACAGCTGGAGCTGACCTTTGAAGACGGCGGGCAACCGTTTCACGTCATGGCCAGCACCGCCGCCATCGATATCGCTCTGAACAACCTGATCACCAACGCCGCCAATTTTTCCCCGGAACACGGCGTGATCACCGTCAGCCTGAGCCAAGCCGACGGCTTCTGCCATTTGAGTGTTGAAGATCAGGGGCCGGGAATTGACGAGCAGGAGTGGGGAAGACTGTTCGAGCGATTTTACAGCCGAGGTAACGCACAGGGGGCGGGGCTCGGGCTGACCATCGTCAATACCATCGCGACGCAGTTGGGTGGGCGCATCACGCTAGTCAACCGAACGGGAGGCGGCTTGCGCGCGACTTTGTCGATTTCCGCCAGCGAATAA
- a CDS encoding response regulator → MRLLLIEDDVALGEGIHQALGREGYTVDWLKDGSSALHALLSETFDVAVLDLGLPRMDGLQVLRRLRDSGSNLPVLILTARDATEDRIAGLDAGADDYLIKPFDLAELKARLRALLRRSAGRAQALIEHAGICLNPVTQQVSYQGQPVALTPKEYQLLHELLSPPGRVMTRDQLIQLLYGWNEEAESNTLEVHIHHLRKKFSTDLIRTIRGVGYLVEERR, encoded by the coding sequence GTGCGTTTATTACTGATTGAGGACGACGTGGCACTCGGTGAAGGCATTCATCAGGCGTTGGGGCGTGAAGGCTATACCGTCGACTGGCTCAAGGACGGCAGCAGTGCGTTGCATGCGTTGCTCAGTGAGACTTTCGACGTGGCAGTGCTCGATCTCGGTTTGCCGCGCATGGATGGCCTCCAAGTGCTGCGCCGGTTGCGCGACAGTGGTTCGAACCTGCCGGTGCTGATCCTCACAGCCCGTGATGCCACCGAGGACCGCATCGCCGGGCTGGACGCCGGCGCCGATGACTACCTGATCAAACCTTTCGATCTGGCTGAACTCAAGGCACGGCTGCGCGCCTTGTTGCGCCGCAGCGCCGGCCGCGCCCAGGCACTGATCGAGCACGCGGGAATCTGCCTCAACCCCGTCACCCAGCAGGTCAGCTATCAGGGCCAGCCCGTGGCGCTGACGCCCAAGGAATATCAGTTGCTGCATGAATTGCTCTCGCCGCCGGGGCGGGTGATGACCCGCGATCAATTGATTCAGTTGCTCTACGGCTGGAATGAAGAGGCGGAAAGCAACACCCTTGAAGTGCACATCCATCACTTGCGCAAAAAATTCTCCACCGACCTGATCCGTACGATTCGAGGCGTGGGTTATCTGGTTGAGGAACGTCGATGA
- a CDS encoding tetratricopeptide repeat protein, with protein MRKLSACLLLAALSQSAWAMDTADQQRLSRIQQSWAHIQYEVVEKQRAAAFEQLSTQAIQFTNERPTLAEAWIWKGIVTSSWAGAEGGLGALGKAKDAKADLEKSLSLDPKALQGSAYTSLAALYDRVPGWPIGFGDSDKAEQLLKQALQLNPEGIDSLYFWGDHLYREKRYAEAKAALQKALQAAPRPGRETADAGRRKEIAALLVDVTKKLD; from the coding sequence ATGAGAAAACTTTCCGCATGCCTGCTGTTGGCCGCCCTGAGTCAAAGCGCTTGGGCGATGGACACCGCCGATCAACAACGCCTCAGTCGCATCCAGCAAAGTTGGGCGCACATCCAGTACGAAGTGGTGGAAAAACAGCGCGCCGCTGCTTTCGAACAACTTTCAACGCAAGCAATTCAGTTCACCAACGAGCGACCGACCTTGGCCGAGGCATGGATCTGGAAAGGGATCGTCACTAGCAGTTGGGCCGGTGCCGAGGGCGGCCTCGGCGCGTTGGGCAAAGCGAAGGATGCCAAGGCGGATCTGGAAAAATCGCTGTCCCTGGATCCCAAAGCCTTGCAGGGGTCGGCATACACCAGTCTCGCCGCGCTGTATGACCGAGTGCCGGGCTGGCCGATCGGTTTCGGCGACAGCGACAAAGCCGAGCAACTGCTCAAGCAAGCGCTGCAACTCAATCCCGAGGGCATTGACAGCCTGTACTTCTGGGGCGATCACCTCTACCGTGAAAAACGCTACGCTGAAGCGAAAGCGGCGCTGCAAAAAGCCCTGCAAGCCGCACCGCGTCCAGGCCGGGAAACTGCCGACGCCGGACGCCGCAAAGAGATTGCGGCACTGCTGGTGGATGTGACCAAGAAACTCGACTGA
- a CDS encoding SDR family oxidoreductase, which produces MQLRDARVVLTGASGGIGLAIAGVLCAAGARVLAVARHQEALLPLLELYPQNLCWVAADLTFLSDRRKVLTAAQTIGGINLLINAAGVNHFAMLEQLDDSEINAMLAVNVSAPICLTKLLLPLLKQADSAMVVNVGSTYGSIGYAGYASYCATKFALRGFSEALRRELADTRVSVLYVAPRSTSTSMNSTAAQALNDALKATVDDPQTVATAVTQAIAGDRRDLYLGWPERFFVRLNNLLPHLVDRGLRKHLPLIRHLSEKPANESSKP; this is translated from the coding sequence ATGCAGCTGCGTGACGCGCGTGTTGTGTTGACCGGTGCCAGCGGCGGCATCGGTTTGGCCATTGCCGGTGTGCTGTGCGCGGCCGGCGCCCGGGTGCTGGCCGTGGCCCGGCATCAGGAGGCGCTACTGCCGCTGCTTGAGCTGTATCCGCAAAACCTTTGCTGGGTGGCCGCCGACCTGACATTCCTCAGCGACCGCCGCAAAGTGCTGACCGCCGCGCAAACCATCGGGGGCATCAACCTGCTGATCAACGCCGCCGGAGTCAACCACTTCGCCATGCTTGAACAACTCGATGACAGCGAGATCAACGCGATGCTGGCGGTGAATGTCAGCGCGCCCATCTGCCTGACCAAACTCCTGCTGCCGCTGCTCAAACAGGCCGACAGTGCCATGGTGGTCAACGTTGGTTCTACCTACGGCTCAATCGGCTACGCCGGTTACGCAAGTTACTGCGCAACCAAGTTCGCCCTGCGCGGATTTTCCGAAGCGTTGCGCCGGGAACTGGCGGACACCCGGGTCAGCGTGTTGTATGTCGCGCCACGCTCCACTAGCACGTCGATGAACAGCACCGCAGCGCAAGCCTTGAACGATGCACTGAAAGCCACTGTCGACGATCCGCAAACCGTGGCCACAGCGGTGACCCAGGCGATTGCCGGCGACCGCCGCGACTTGTATCTGGGCTGGCCCGAACGCTTCTTTGTACGCCTCAACAACCTGCTGCCGCATCTGGTCGATCGTGGCCTGCGCAAGCATCTGCCACTGATCCGCCATCTCAGTGAAAAACCTGCCAACGAGTCTTCAAAACCATGA
- a CDS encoding TenA family transcriptional regulator has protein sequence MNFFETLQEATQQERHELFNLPIILDALQGKVSLESYRAFLAQAYYHVRHTVPLMMACGARLPSRLEWLRKAVCEYIEDEYGHEQWVLNDIAACGGDRDAVRDGQPSLPIELMVSYLYDLIARGNPAGLFGMVNVLEGTSIALATHAAGSIRARLALPETAFSYLSSHGSLDIEHMQTYRRLMNQLEDPQDQAAVIQASKVVYRLYADMFRGLPRVAEAQHAAA, from the coding sequence ATGAATTTTTTCGAAACCTTGCAAGAAGCCACGCAGCAGGAACGCCACGAGCTGTTCAATCTGCCGATAATCCTCGATGCCCTGCAAGGCAAGGTCAGTCTTGAGAGCTATCGGGCGTTTCTCGCTCAGGCCTACTACCACGTACGCCACACCGTGCCGTTGATGATGGCCTGCGGTGCTCGTTTGCCGAGCCGGCTAGAGTGGCTGCGCAAAGCAGTGTGCGAGTACATCGAAGATGAATACGGCCACGAGCAGTGGGTGCTCAATGATATTGCCGCGTGTGGCGGAGACCGCGATGCAGTTCGCGATGGCCAGCCGTCGCTGCCAATCGAGCTGATGGTCAGCTACCTCTACGACCTGATCGCCCGTGGCAATCCGGCAGGTCTGTTCGGCATGGTCAACGTGCTGGAAGGCACCAGCATCGCGCTTGCTACTCACGCGGCGGGTAGCATCCGCGCGCGTCTGGCGTTGCCCGAAACTGCTTTCAGCTACTTGAGCTCCCATGGCTCGCTGGACATCGAGCACATGCAGACCTACCGCCGCCTGATGAATCAGTTGGAAGACCCGCAAGACCAAGCGGCAGTGATCCAGGCCTCAAAAGTCGTCTATCGCCTGTACGCCGACATGTTCCGCGGCTTGCCGCGTGTTGCGGAGGCGCAACATGCAGCTGCGTGA